From Planctomycetota bacterium, a single genomic window includes:
- a CDS encoding AMP-binding protein: MLLRPLIEHAAARPDVTAITDDRGAVTWSELLKKAQRLAKVIRSRTKQDHVAILLPAGGGFVTVFYAILLAGKTAVPINFLLGEKEARHVLDDSGCDLVLTVGLMLEKLDAGKAMQKAADENRVSIIDLLKLKPTLASILAQLRPLPTWNRSAGEVAALLYTSGTSGLPKGVPLTHNNLDSDATACITHSRLDRDGDNHVFLGIVPLFHSTGLLATMLAPVYLGAKMVYTARFNPATTVQKVREHDVTVMAAVPSMYAAIARVKDAGPADFANMYAAISGGEPLPGSVREAFKRKFDIEIMEGYGLTETCGPVTVNMPHIHKQGSVGRSLGNVDIRIVGEEEQPLDAETTGEIQIKGPMVFSEYRGLPDDTVKAKTNDGYFRTGDLGHLDGDGYLFVTGRKKDMLIVGGENVYPREIEELLATMPGVAEVAVVGKPDKTRGEAVVAFVLAEEGQTLEAQAIKDFCRDNGLAGFKIPKDVRFVEELPRSPTGKVLKRQLRDQIEVE; this comes from the coding sequence ATGCTCCTTCGTCCGCTCATCGAGCACGCTGCTGCCCGGCCTGACGTCACGGCCATCACCGATGATCGTGGTGCGGTCACGTGGAGCGAGCTGCTGAAAAAGGCTCAGCGGCTGGCGAAGGTCATTCGATCGCGCACGAAGCAGGATCACGTTGCGATCCTCCTCCCCGCCGGTGGCGGGTTTGTCACGGTCTTCTACGCGATTCTGCTCGCCGGTAAGACTGCCGTACCGATCAACTTCCTGCTCGGCGAGAAGGAAGCTCGCCACGTCTTGGACGACAGCGGGTGCGACCTCGTCCTGACGGTCGGCCTGATGCTCGAAAAGCTCGACGCGGGTAAAGCCATGCAGAAGGCGGCGGACGAGAACCGCGTCAGCATCATCGACCTGCTCAAGCTCAAGCCGACGCTCGCCAGCATCCTCGCGCAGCTGCGACCGCTGCCGACCTGGAACCGCTCGGCTGGCGAGGTCGCGGCGTTGCTCTACACCAGCGGCACCAGCGGTCTGCCCAAGGGCGTCCCGCTCACGCACAACAACCTCGACAGCGACGCGACCGCCTGCATCACGCACTCGCGGCTCGATCGCGACGGCGACAACCACGTTTTCCTCGGCATCGTTCCGCTTTTCCACTCGACGGGGCTGCTGGCGACGATGCTCGCGCCGGTCTACCTGGGCGCGAAGATGGTCTACACCGCTCGGTTCAACCCGGCGACCACCGTGCAGAAGGTCCGCGAGCACGACGTGACGGTCATGGCGGCCGTGCCGAGCATGTATGCGGCGATTGCCCGCGTGAAAGACGCCGGGCCTGCCGACTTTGCCAACATGTACGCGGCCATCAGCGGCGGCGAACCTCTGCCGGGCAGCGTGCGCGAGGCGTTCAAGCGGAAGTTCGACATCGAGATCATGGAGGGTTACGGCCTGACGGAGACCTGCGGGCCGGTGACGGTGAACATGCCGCACATCCACAAGCAGGGCTCCGTCGGACGAAGCCTGGGCAACGTCGACATCCGCATCGTCGGCGAGGAGGAGCAGCCGCTCGATGCCGAAACGACCGGCGAGATCCAGATCAAGGGCCCGATGGTCTTCAGCGAGTATCGCGGCCTGCCGGACGACACGGTCAAGGCCAAGACCAACGACGGCTACTTCCGCACCGGCGACCTTGGCCACCTCGACGGCGACGGCTACCTTTTCGTCACCGGCCGCAAGAAGGACATGCTCATCGTCGGCGGCGAGAACGTTTATCCGCGCGAGATCGAGGAGCTGCTCGCCACCATGCCCGGCGTGGCCGAGGTGGCCGTCGTCGGAAAGCCCGACAAGACCCGCGGCGAGGCCGTCGTTGCCTTCGTCCTCGCCGAGGAAGGGCAGACGCTCGAGGCCCAGGCGATCAAGGACTTCTGCCGCGACAACGGCCTGGCCGGGTTCAAGATTCCCAAGGATGTCCGCTTCGTGGAAGAACTTCCCCGCTCGCCGACGGGCAAGGTGCTGAAGCGACAGCTGCGCGATCAGATCGAAGTCGAGTGA
- a CDS encoding pyridoxal phosphate-dependent aminotransferase, translated as MPDLPLSDRASRVSPSITMAVTSKAKALKAQGVDVVSFGAGEPDFDTPAFIKDQAKASIDAGMTKYTPNPSIPELKQAVVAKFQRDNGLTFTPDQISIGPGGKGVLYFAFLALLNDGDEVLIPTPYWVSYPEQAKICGGVPTFVKGEQANDFKITPDQLDAAITPRTRLFILNSPSNPAGNCYTPAELQDLADVLAKHPHVVVFSDEIYEHLLYDGQKTASIASLHPDLPARTITFNCHSKSFAMTGWRLGYAGGPEHVIKAMNKLQGQINSHVTSFCQPAAALALTDPRGAEAVEAMRVEFEKRGRHMHERLSAIDGIDCIQPRGAFYCFPDVSAHFAKAGVDDAVGYAAKLLEEQHVAVVPGNDSGFDTHVRLSFATSMEQIDKGLDRLSAFVQGL; from the coding sequence ATGCCCGACTTGCCCCTTTCCGACAGAGCCAGCCGCGTCTCGCCTTCGATTACGATGGCCGTCACGTCCAAGGCCAAGGCGCTCAAGGCCCAGGGCGTCGACGTCGTCAGCTTCGGTGCGGGCGAGCCCGACTTCGACACGCCGGCCTTCATCAAGGATCAGGCCAAGGCGTCGATCGACGCGGGCATGACCAAGTACACGCCCAACCCGTCGATTCCCGAACTCAAGCAGGCCGTCGTCGCAAAGTTCCAGCGCGACAATGGCCTCACCTTCACGCCCGACCAGATCAGCATCGGCCCGGGTGGCAAGGGCGTGCTCTATTTCGCCTTCCTTGCGCTGCTCAACGATGGCGACGAGGTGCTCATCCCAACGCCGTACTGGGTCAGTTATCCCGAGCAGGCCAAGATCTGCGGCGGCGTGCCGACGTTCGTGAAGGGCGAGCAGGCCAACGACTTCAAGATCACGCCCGACCAACTCGACGCGGCCATCACGCCCAGGACCCGGCTCTTCATCCTCAACAGCCCCAGCAACCCGGCCGGTAACTGCTACACGCCCGCCGAGCTGCAGGACCTGGCCGACGTGCTGGCCAAGCACCCGCACGTGGTCGTCTTCTCCGACGAGATCTACGAGCACCTGCTCTACGACGGCCAGAAGACCGCCAGCATCGCGTCGCTCCATCCGGACCTGCCGGCCCGCACGATCACCTTCAACTGCCACAGCAAGAGCTTCGCCATGACCGGCTGGCGGCTCGGCTACGCCGGCGGGCCCGAGCACGTCATCAAGGCGATGAACAAGCTGCAGGGCCAGATCAACAGCCATGTCACCAGCTTCTGCCAACCCGCGGCCGCGCTCGCGTTGACCGACCCGCGCGGAGCCGAGGCCGTCGAGGCGATGCGCGTCGAGTTCGAGAAGCGTGGCCGACACATGCACGAGCGACTTTCGGCGATCGACGGCATCGACTGCATTCAGCCGCGCGGGGCGTTCTACTGCTTTCCCGACGTCAGTGCCCACTTCGCCAAGGCCGGCGTCGATGATGCCGTCGGCTACGCGGCGAAGCTGCTGGAAGAGCAACACGTCGCCGTCGTCCCGGGCAACGACTCCGGCTTCGACACGCACGTCCGGCTCAGCTTCGCCACGTCGATGGAGCAGATCGACAAGGGCCTGGACCGCCTTTCGGCATTCGTTCAGGGCTTGTGA